The Oscillatoria acuminata PCC 6304 genomic interval CTGCTGTTTGATCAGTAGCTTGGAGTGAAACAGATCGGAGTTTTCATTGTATTGCCGACTGCGAGAATCGTAGAAGTCAGCGAGTTGTTTAGCCAGTGCAGTATCGGGGCGTTTCTTCTCCGGTGCGATCGCAACCAAGATCCATAAATAGAGTATCTGTCGCGATATCTTGGATCCAGATTTATTGACCTGTTCCTTATCCCCTGATGAATTTTCAACTCCACCGTATCCGAGGCGTTGTTTGAACCGCGCCCGCCAATTGCGATAATTGCCAGAATTCATGAATCGCTCGATCGGGTAAATCTGAGAAATAACCCACGCTTTAGTTCTCAACCCCATACCCAGATCATCCATAACCTGGTTATAGACCTTGAACTCATGAAGTCTTAAGAGGGTAGCCAGTTCAGTCTCGATCGCCACCTCCCAGTTCGTTATGTCACAAAGCTGATTGGCTAGTTTGCGAGAGAACTCGGATATTTCAACACCATATTTAGGAGCGATCGAGATCTCGTAAAGCTTTTCATAGTAATTTAGCTTGCGCTCTAACTTGCGTTCCCTTCCTGCTAGAAAACACCATAGCGGGATCTGATTGTCGGATCCACGTTTAGACGCATTCAATGCAGCCTCTGGGAACTCCCGAGCTAACTGTTGCCTGAGTCGATTGATAATCGGACTCTGGATCCGGTTTAGATTTTGGAGTTGTAAGCAGAGGTCTCTCATCGGGATGATGAAACACTCATGTTCGTATCCCAAAAATGCCTGTGGGTAGTTTAAATAACTAAGGGCATAAGCAGCGAGTGCAAGCGCGTCAGCCGCATCATTTTTATCTGGCAGCTTTTTAGACTTGCGAAAGGATGCAACTTCCGAGTGACCTACCCAGAGAATCTTGACCCCATGACTTTTAAGGATATGAGCCCAGATCCAGGAATAGTGTACTCCCGTTGGTTCCATCACTGCATAATCTGGTTTGAGGGCAAGTAACTCAGCTATCCCATCCCGGTTAGAATATAGACGGGGGAACGATTTGCCATTTTCCTTGAAATACGCTTTAAGGTCGAAAGGTGCTTCTGTCAAAGCACAAGCGACC includes:
- a CDS encoding IS110 family transposase encodes the protein MESKSVVIGLDVSKNNVVACALTEAPFDLKAYFKENGKSFPRLYSNRDGIAELLALKPDYAVMEPTGVHYSWIWAHILKSHGVKILWVGHSEVASFRKSKKLPDKNDAADALALAAYALSYLNYPQAFLGYEHECFIIPMRDLCLQLQNLNRIQSPIINRLRQQLAREFPEAALNASKRGSDNQIPLWCFLAGRERKLERKLNYYEKLYEISIAPKYGVEISEFSRKLANQLCDITNWEVAIETELATLLRLHEFKVYNQVMDDLGMGLRTKAWVISQIYPIERFMNSGNYRNWRARFKQRLGYGGVENSSGDKEQVNKSGSKISRQILYLWILVAIAPEKKRPDTALAKQLADFYDSRSRQYNENSDLFHSKLLIKQQQDAIASLRNQLGPLLSPSVVSQIERSLSGLLDIPALVGNDGNQPIPVKKGEAKKRFGKLIMSQTAAKGVELMFNELMRILHPKP